AGGCAATAGCATTGCCGGCGTGCATCTGCTCGAGCGTCTGTCCAAGGAATTCGACTGGAGCTTTTTCTAAAAAGTTTTCGAAAAAAGTCATACCCTTATATGTAGCCGATGAATCACGTATCTGATATTTTGCTTCTTTAGAACGAAGTGAATGGTCTGGATATGTCTCGTCGGCTACTTTGGGTATTCACCTGGAAGTGTAGGAAGACAGTCCTGCATGGCAACGGGTATGCTGCATCTATCATGGAATATCCACAACATCGGGGTGGGTATATCTCCCTTCAGTCATCGGATAGGGCCACATCTGTAATGAGGTTCATCTGAATATCCCGGGACCCATCTTCCATCAGTAGTCTGAGGGTCCGGGCAGGACGGTCCAGCCGAAGCACCTGCCCCGTGTAACGGATATCGTCATGTTCGTGAAACAACGTAATGGTAACGATATCTCCAAGCATCATCGAGTTGCTGAGCAAACGGGACATTTCTTCCGCGGCCTGGGCATCCAGGGATGGGCGGGTACGAGGAGCAAGTTGTTCCTGATGAAGAATGTAGGCTTCCCGGTGTTCGGGGAGCATCATGCGTGAGGACTCGAAGATACCGTTTTGCTGCAATTTTTTACTCATTTATAATGACCTCCAATTTTATGAGAACGTTCATGGGCTTGCGCGGACGAGCAGAGGGAGGATGCCCGCATGATGGCGGTTTCTCCGTACCTGCGCTTGATATCATCCGTGGCACGTTCCAATTCTCTTTTACGTTCACGATCATCGAACCAGGACAGCTGCACTTCAGAATCGGGTACAAGTCCGGTCAATGACACGCTGATGCGGCGGATGGGTAATCCGTCCCAATGGCGCAGGAACAGAGCTGCTGCCGCATCGTATACTTCATCCGTAATGTTGGTGGGTTCATTCACCTTCATCTGGCGGGAGAAACCGGTTGGCCGATCATAATCCTGTCCGCGACAACCAACCGAGACTACATGGCCCATGAGCGATTTGTCCCGGGAACGTCGACTGACGAGTTCCGCCAGTTCAAGCAGTACCACTTTGATATCTTCCCAGGAGTCATAGTCCCGGGGCAGCGTCATCTGATGTCCAATTCCCTGCTGCTGATGAGAATACGTCCCAGGTTTGACCGGGGAATCATCAATACCGCGGGCGATACGCCACAGTACCTCGCCATTCACACCCCAACGTTCTCTCAGTCGGGACAGTGGGGTCTGGGCCAGATCACCGATCGTATGCACGCCCATCTTGTAGAGATGCTGCGCCATGCGGGAACCTACCATGAACATGTCTCGCACAGGCTTCTCCCAGATGGTTGAAGGCAGATCTTTGCGAGGCAGCGTGCAGATGCCACTAGGGACTTT
The nucleotide sequence above comes from Paenibacillus sp. W2I17. Encoded proteins:
- a CDS encoding YolD-like family protein, producing MSKKLQQNGIFESSRMMLPEHREAYILHQEQLAPRTRPSLDAQAAEEMSRLLSNSMMLGDIVTITLFHEHDDIRYTGQVLRLDRPARTLRLLMEDGSRDIQMNLITDVALSDD
- a CDS encoding DNA polymerase IV; amino-acid sequence: MPRQDRRVIMLADCQSFYASVEKSAHPEYKDRPLVVAGDPARRSGIILAACPLAKSYGITTAERLGEALAKCPDVVVVRPRMAEYIRVSLHITRILQSYTDLVEPYSIDEQFLDVTGSLDLFGSPETIARSIQSRVMDETGVYIRIGISDTKVVSKMACDLYAKKVPSGICTLPRKDLPSTIWEKPVRDMFMVGSRMAQHLYKMGVHTIGDLAQTPLSRLRERWGVNGEVLWRIARGIDDSPVKPGTYSHQQQGIGHQMTLPRDYDSWEDIKVVLLELAELVSRRSRDKSLMGHVVSVGCRGQDYDRPTGFSRQMKVNEPTNITDEVYDAAAALFLRHWDGLPIRRISVSLTGLVPDSEVQLSWFDDRERKRELERATDDIKRRYGETAIMRASSLCSSAQAHERSHKIGGHYK